In the genome of Pusillimonas sp. T7-7, the window AGCACGACAAGGAAGCCGGGCGCGATGAAGAAAGAGGGGGCTACGAAGGGATCAGGTGGTGCGAGAACTGGATTTTGAACAAGTGCTGCGGTGCAACGGCAAGCCGTAGTCTTTGCAAAACTCCTTTTCGGCAATACGCCAGGCACGGCACATCCAGGACTGGCCACTTCCCCACGGATTGGCGTTTTGAATGTGTTGGCTGATCTTGTCCGCCGACATGTTTTTGCCTCGGCACTCATCGTAGAGATCGAGCATGATCATATAGGCTTGACCGACATGTTCGTTGCGCAAGCTGTGTTCGTGTTTCATGTTTGGCCTCGCTGGCTCCAATATGTGTGTCATCGCAACGCGGTGCGGACAGGATCGAAATAGGCCTCAACCAGCTTGAAGCGATCAAAGTAAAGGGCAATGTCCAGCGTCGAATGCAGGTAGTTCTGCAGCGTGTCGATATCCATCTGATTGCCCGCAACTGACTGCTTAATAAGCATCGTCACGCGGTCATAGATGTCGCGAGCCGAGTTTGCGTGCGTTGTCGTAATCGAACCAGGGTGGCCGGTGTTGAGGGCCGAGAGATAGTCCCAGGCCTCCGGGCCTCGCAGCTCGGACAGAAAGATTCGATCTGGTGAGCTGCGCATGCACGCCGCAACACAATCGGAAGCACTGGGCTGGCCACGGCCCGCTCCGTACATCAGGTGGACCTTGTTGCGGTGGCGCGGCAAGTACAGCTCGTGCACGTCCTCGATGGTGATGAGCCGCTCCGAGGTCGGAACCAGCTCAATCAAGCTGCGGGCAAAGGTAGTCTTCCCGGAGCCAGTCTTGCCGCCGATGATGATGTTTTTGCGTAGCAGCACCGCACGGTGTAGAAATTGTGTGATGGAGCCTGACTCAAGAAGATCCAGCAACTCACGGTCAGCTGGGGTGGCCTCGTCGGGTGCATTGGTATTTCGCCACGAATCAAAAGCACCGTCGGCGGCCAGCTCGTCCAGGGACTTCACCACGCTGGAGTGCTTACGAATATTGATCGAGATAGTGCCCTCGATAACTGCCGGCGGCATCATGACCTGGCCACGCTCGCCATCCAAAAGCTTGAGCGACATAATCGGCGCGAAATCGACCCCTTCGTTGTAACTACCCATGGTATTCGCCAGGGCTTTAAGGTGTCCGAAAGTCAACTCAGGTGCGGCCTTCTCATGCCATGCGCCACGCATTCGCACGAATACGAGGCCGGGATGTGGAATGGCGATCTCGCGCACCTCGTCGTCTGCCAGGTACTTTGACAAGGGACGCAACATTGACTGCAGTGCAATATCATCTGGTGAAACTTCCGGCACCGCTTTGTCGACGACTTGTTCCACTATCAGATCGGGATTAAAGATAGGATGGTTCATTGGGGATTGAACTTCGACTTCTGAAGATTGATGAGACATGTCGATTCACAATATGAACGGCGGCCGCGAACAAGCGCCGAAGCTCAAGTCAAGTAATGTGTTGGTCGAAAATTGACGCAAGGTAAGCCAGGGGCGCGGGTCGTCTTATAAATAAAGAACTTACAGGCGCAAGGCACTCATATGTCCCCCGAGTTATGCACAGATTCTGTGGATAACTCGGGGTGGCACCACTACCTGATACGGAAGGTTTGAATAGGTAAGGTGTCGGCGTTACGGGTGCGTAGCTCGTAGACGCTGCTGAAGTCCAGATCTCTTGCAACGTAGATGCCAATCCGGCCTCCCTGGTTTCGGTAAAGCGTGGGCGGGATATTCATCGTGTGATCCAGAACCGACGTAATGGCATCTTTAGCCGCGTCCTGGGAATCGTCAAATCGAAAACCCTGTCCACTGTCGCCTTGGCCGCGATTACTCAGGTAGTTGCCGGCATCGCTAATCAAGCTGATCATGATGGCCGCACCAAATCGGGCCGCAAAGTGGGTATCGATTTGTCCGTCTAAACCGGCTTCGCCCAAAGGGCCCGTCGCAGGAGAATCCAGATTCACAATGACGCCGGCCGGTGTTTCGAGTCTAGACCAAACAACACCTACCCGAGGCTGTCCATGTGCCAGTACGGATTGCTGGTATCCGGTAAAGATCGTGCCGGCGTCGATAAGCACAACACGGCCGCTTGCCGAACGCACTTCGCGAGTGGCATAGCACGTGATCATCCCCGCTTGTGCTGTGACGAACTTCGTTTGTTGTACGCAGTCGATCATGGCTCCTTGGGTTAGCAAAAGATCCCGATTACCCATGAATCCCGCTTTAGCGGCACTCAATCGCATCGGACGCAACCGGTCAGACATAGGGCCACTATCGGCTTGTGCATCTGAATCCGCTGAACGAGTAATCGAGCCTGAGCTGGATTGACCCGAATCTTCGGCACGGAGCCCAGGCTTAAGGCGGCGCTGTTCAATTGGATCGCCGCTGGATAGAGGTTTCTCGCCTGGCAAAGTCAGCTGTGAGAGCAGTGAACGAGATGGATCGGGCGTTGGTTCTGGATCGGGCTCAGGGGGTGACTCAACTTGAGCAGCTGGCTCCATCCGTGGTGGACGAAGATTGAGCGTCGGCAGCACGTTTTCGATTCGGGGCGTGAGGCCTGAAACGCGATCTGACGTAGCATCACTACTACGGCTCATTCTAAAGACAAACAGAACCAACAGTACCAAGCCCGCGAGTACCAACACCATGAGGAATCCTTTGGCTCCGGGCGCCATCGGCTTGGCCGCATCGTCAAACTTGGGGCGGCCATCTTTGCCCTCGAACTGTTCCTGGCTCGCTTCTATCTGCGCAACCGCATCCACTTCGCCGGATCGCTTCTTGAACCATTTCATTGATCGGGCTCCTTGCGCAGCACCCGCTCAATCTCGGGAGAGATCGTGCGTGTCGGCAAGCTGCGGGTTTGATTGCTGTGTTCGTTGTAGATAGCCAGTACCTGGTCACCCAGGCGCAGATGCCACTTTGCAGCAACGCGATGCATGACGATGGTGTGGGCATCGTACATGTGGCGATTGGCAATGACTTCTTGACCATCCGCATCGACGAAGTAGACCGCAGGCAGGTCTTGGCCAGGTGCGAAACGCAACCAGGTCTGGGCGCC includes:
- the virB11 gene encoding P-type DNA transfer ATPase VirB11, encoding MNHPIFNPDLIVEQVVDKAVPEVSPDDIALQSMLRPLSKYLADDEVREIAIPHPGLVFVRMRGAWHEKAAPELTFGHLKALANTMGSYNEGVDFAPIMSLKLLDGERGQVMMPPAVIEGTISINIRKHSSVVKSLDELAADGAFDSWRNTNAPDEATPADRELLDLLESGSITQFLHRAVLLRKNIIIGGKTGSGKTTFARSLIELVPTSERLITIEDVHELYLPRHRNKVHLMYGAGRGQPSASDCVAACMRSSPDRIFLSELRGPEAWDYLSALNTGHPGSITTTHANSARDIYDRVTMLIKQSVAGNQMDIDTLQNYLHSTLDIALYFDRFKLVEAYFDPVRTALR
- the virB10 gene encoding type IV secretion system protein VirB10; translated protein: MKWFKKRSGEVDAVAQIEASQEQFEGKDGRPKFDDAAKPMAPGAKGFLMVLVLAGLVLLVLFVFRMSRSSDATSDRVSGLTPRIENVLPTLNLRPPRMEPAAQVESPPEPDPEPTPDPSRSLLSQLTLPGEKPLSSGDPIEQRRLKPGLRAEDSGQSSSGSITRSADSDAQADSGPMSDRLRPMRLSAAKAGFMGNRDLLLTQGAMIDCVQQTKFVTAQAGMITCYATREVRSASGRVVLIDAGTIFTGYQQSVLAHGQPRVGVVWSRLETPAGVIVNLDSPATGPLGEAGLDGQIDTHFAARFGAAIMISLISDAGNYLSNRGQGDSGQGFRFDDSQDAAKDAITSVLDHTMNIPPTLYRNQGGRIGIYVARDLDFSSVYELRTRNADTLPIQTFRIR